In one Rhizobium lentis genomic region, the following are encoded:
- the mgtA gene encoding magnesium-translocating P-type ATPase — protein sequence MDTISDHETPPYWSLSAETVLAELHSSRDGLSTSEVARRLKDSGPNSLGKDRSHSAIAALARQFRSPLVLILIAAAAISALVGEGHETLIISIIVLASCLLGFFQEYGASQAAEKLKRRLSQKTVVLRDGAESTIRVEEVVPGDILHLSAGSLIPADGIILEARDLNVSEAVLTGETFPAMKTPGIAEAGAPLSRRSNVVFAGTSVRSGKACVLTVKTGIHTEFASIAESLERQVPETEFSRGIRRFGLLMTEIMFVMVILVFFANALLDRPLIDSILFSLALAVGLTPELLPAIISVTLARGARAMAANGVIVRRLEAIENLGSMDILCTDKTGTLTEGVIHLDGCLDAGGQRSDEVLLLARLNATLQSGLTNPLDEAILAAEETDAREQSFIKRDEIPYDFVRKRLSVIVASPEGDIVLICKGAVDGVLRICSTIRDAGKEARLDPEKRAAVEGKFRSWSQQGFRVLGLATRRLATPGPYARTDENGLCFEGFLLFLDPPKQGIQRCLSDLARRGIMVKVISGDNRYVASHLAAAIGLSSDRILTGADLSKLSSQALAAKAAHTDLFAEIDPNQKESIVRALRSRGHVVGYLGDGINDAPALHEADIGISVDSAVDVAREAADMVLLRRDLGVLVQGVDDGRTTFANTMKYISITTSANFGNMISMALASVALPFLPLLAQQVLLNNFLSDIPSFAIATDNVDEEDRRRPRHWEIGSVRRFMVTFGLVSSLFDLLTFGFLIFLVGTGERHFQTAWFLESLLTELLIVFIVRTRKRFWQSWPSRLLAALSALIISVTFALPFLPVARWFDFVPLPLSTIRGIVSISVMYLLSSELAKHWFFRREDQRRRTAGRKRRRSPRRLRPERA from the coding sequence ATGGACACGATCTCAGATCACGAGACGCCACCCTACTGGTCCCTATCCGCTGAGACAGTCTTGGCCGAGCTGCACAGTTCGCGGGACGGCCTTTCCACTTCCGAGGTCGCGCGGCGATTAAAAGACAGCGGTCCGAATTCGCTGGGCAAGGACCGGAGTCACTCCGCGATCGCGGCTCTTGCGCGGCAATTCCGCAGTCCTCTCGTCCTGATCCTCATCGCGGCCGCCGCAATCTCCGCTTTAGTGGGCGAAGGGCATGAGACGCTTATCATTTCGATTATCGTGCTGGCCAGCTGCCTGCTCGGCTTCTTCCAGGAGTATGGGGCTTCACAGGCGGCGGAAAAGCTCAAGCGGCGCCTGTCACAGAAAACGGTGGTCCTGCGCGATGGCGCCGAGAGTACTATTCGCGTCGAAGAGGTCGTTCCAGGCGACATCCTGCACCTTTCCGCGGGCAGCCTGATCCCCGCCGATGGTATCATCTTGGAAGCGCGCGACCTCAATGTCAGCGAGGCAGTACTGACGGGAGAAACCTTTCCGGCCATGAAGACACCGGGCATCGCCGAAGCAGGCGCGCCTCTTTCCCGGCGCAGCAACGTTGTTTTCGCCGGTACATCCGTGCGTAGCGGCAAGGCTTGCGTCCTGACCGTCAAAACCGGCATCCACACGGAATTCGCCTCCATCGCCGAGAGCCTGGAACGTCAGGTTCCGGAGACCGAGTTTTCCCGGGGTATCCGCCGGTTCGGCCTGTTGATGACCGAGATCATGTTCGTCATGGTTATTCTGGTCTTCTTCGCAAACGCGCTGCTCGACCGACCGCTGATTGACTCCATCCTCTTTTCCCTTGCGCTTGCGGTCGGCCTCACGCCCGAGCTGCTGCCCGCCATCATCAGTGTGACGCTTGCCCGCGGAGCCAGGGCAATGGCGGCCAACGGCGTCATCGTTCGCCGGCTTGAAGCAATCGAAAATCTCGGCAGCATGGATATTCTTTGCACTGACAAGACCGGGACATTGACGGAAGGCGTCATCCATCTCGATGGCTGCCTGGACGCCGGCGGACAGCGATCGGACGAGGTGCTCCTGCTGGCCCGGCTCAATGCCACTCTCCAGAGCGGCCTCACCAACCCGCTGGACGAAGCGATCCTCGCCGCAGAGGAGACTGATGCGCGCGAGCAGTCCTTCATCAAACGGGACGAAATTCCCTACGATTTCGTGCGAAAGCGACTGTCGGTGATCGTCGCGTCTCCTGAAGGAGACATCGTGCTGATCTGCAAAGGGGCGGTCGACGGTGTCCTGAGGATCTGCAGCACCATCCGCGACGCTGGAAAAGAGGCACGCCTCGATCCGGAGAAGCGAGCTGCGGTCGAGGGCAAGTTCCGAAGCTGGAGCCAACAGGGCTTTCGCGTTCTCGGTCTTGCAACACGGCGCTTGGCGACGCCCGGTCCCTACGCCCGCACGGACGAAAACGGCCTTTGCTTCGAAGGCTTTCTGCTATTCCTTGATCCGCCGAAGCAGGGGATCCAGCGCTGCCTTTCCGATCTGGCGAGGCGCGGCATCATGGTCAAGGTCATTTCCGGTGACAACCGCTATGTCGCCTCCCACCTCGCTGCCGCGATCGGGCTGTCATCCGATCGGATTCTTACAGGGGCGGACCTATCGAAGCTCTCCTCGCAAGCACTTGCGGCAAAAGCGGCGCATACCGATCTCTTTGCCGAGATAGATCCTAATCAGAAAGAAAGCATCGTAAGGGCCCTCAGGTCGCGCGGCCACGTCGTCGGCTATCTCGGCGATGGGATCAACGACGCACCCGCCCTCCATGAAGCCGATATTGGGATTTCCGTCGACAGCGCCGTAGACGTGGCGCGCGAAGCCGCCGACATGGTCCTTCTGAGACGCGATCTCGGCGTACTGGTACAAGGCGTTGATGATGGGCGAACCACGTTTGCCAACACGATGAAATATATATCGATCACCACCAGCGCCAATTTCGGCAATATGATCAGCATGGCGCTGGCCTCCGTCGCGCTCCCTTTCCTGCCCCTTCTCGCCCAGCAGGTCCTGCTCAATAATTTTCTCTCTGATATCCCCTCATTCGCGATTGCCACCGATAATGTCGACGAGGAGGACAGGCGTCGGCCCCGTCATTGGGAAATCGGCTCCGTACGACGGTTCATGGTCACCTTCGGATTGGTCAGTTCGCTGTTCGACCTCCTGACCTTCGGCTTTCTGATCTTCCTGGTGGGGACCGGCGAGCGACATTTCCAGACGGCCTGGTTCCTTGAATCGCTGCTGACGGAATTGCTGATCGTCTTCATTGTCCGTACACGCAAGAGGTTCTGGCAGAGCTGG